In Saccharicrinis fermentans DSM 9555 = JCM 21142, a genomic segment contains:
- a CDS encoding TetR/AcrR family transcriptional regulator has product MKIGDDNIEKIVIESTKSLLLKYGVKGWNMDELAKECGMSKRTLYKIIGSKEDLLFRCSTDIIATNYKQLKQFLNQDADYFNILDKLSHHIISEINEFVISSSKIIKTEYPRIADAIDKQVEELHQLHLTFFNKGKHEGLLNDNATPKIIVNIIKALMKHNIENSHNQTDFKEKTIEELNFLFKAIRK; this is encoded by the coding sequence ATGAAAATAGGTGATGACAATATAGAAAAAATAGTAATAGAAAGTACGAAATCCTTATTATTGAAGTATGGCGTTAAGGGCTGGAACATGGACGAACTAGCTAAAGAATGCGGTATGTCCAAAAGAACTTTGTACAAAATAATAGGCAGCAAAGAAGACTTGCTATTCAGATGTTCAACAGACATAATAGCAACCAACTACAAGCAACTCAAGCAATTTTTAAATCAAGATGCAGACTATTTTAATATATTGGACAAGCTCTCACATCATATCATATCGGAGATTAATGAATTTGTCATTTCCAGTTCAAAAATTATAAAAACGGAATATCCTCGCATAGCAGACGCCATAGATAAACAAGTTGAAGAACTGCATCAATTACACCTTACCTTTTTTAATAAAGGCAAACATGAAGGTCTATTAAATGACAATGCCACTCCTAAAATTATCGTTAATATCATCAAGGCACTAATGAAACACAACATCGAAAACAGCCATAACCAAACGGACTTCAAAGAAAAGACCATCGAAGAGTTGAATTTTTTGTTTAAGGCCATCAGAAAATAA
- a CDS encoding LytR/AlgR family response regulator transcription factor, whose translation MRIIHMNDLSSATVPLMHPMLYENKRRYRLRLLVNKGNSFIIVPIQEVAYFHISGDILYAVGFNNSEYHIDSNMKTLVDELDPAMFFRINRQYTVNIDSIERFEPYFNGKLVVKTIPRSDKKMIVSKIKAKSFKEWIDR comes from the coding sequence ATGAGAATTATACACATGAATGATCTATCCTCTGCCACAGTTCCCCTGATGCATCCAATGCTTTATGAAAACAAACGCAGATACAGATTAAGACTCTTGGTGAACAAAGGAAACTCATTTATCATTGTTCCAATTCAAGAGGTTGCCTACTTCCATATCAGTGGAGATATATTATATGCAGTAGGGTTCAACAATAGTGAATATCATATTGATTCTAACATGAAAACCTTGGTGGACGAATTAGATCCCGCCATGTTCTTTCGCATAAACAGACAATATACCGTAAATATTGATAGCATAGAGCGTTTTGAACCTTACTTCAACGGAAAGCTGGTTGTGAAAACCATCCCTCGAAGCGACAAAAAAATGATAGTGAGCAAGATAAAAGCCAAAAGCTTTAAGGAATGGATAGACCGATAA
- a CDS encoding GntR family transcriptional regulator, whose amino-acid sequence MVKKIIKISAAHTQAKYRQIIQSVINSIADGVIKKGDKVPSINEIANEYNLSRDTVMLAFNELKARGILGAVPGKGYFVESDNIGIEKRVLLLFDELNTFKEELYNSFLESMSSDTQVDIYFHHFDIHVFSSLIKERVGKYSAYVIMPANLSGILPMVQLLPQDKVYILDRKVDELVGYPVIYQSFDEDMYNGLNAGYELLTKYHKMILAYPGGKEPEGFLIGFKRFCEDKNLDYDVYDQIKGRPIKKGEVYILPSDRNLINLVKRCWEKGWKLGEDVGVISINESALKEVVANGISTISTDFKQMGKTLADFVENKKTGEVKNISKFTQRNSL is encoded by the coding sequence ATGGTAAAAAAAATCATAAAGATATCAGCAGCGCATACGCAGGCAAAATACCGGCAGATTATACAATCGGTTATAAATTCAATTGCCGATGGCGTTATTAAAAAAGGAGATAAGGTTCCTTCAATCAATGAGATAGCTAATGAATATAACCTTTCGAGAGATACGGTTATGTTGGCTTTTAACGAATTGAAAGCAAGGGGGATCTTAGGAGCTGTTCCCGGAAAGGGATATTTCGTAGAGAGTGATAACATCGGCATCGAAAAGAGAGTGCTATTGTTGTTTGATGAATTAAATACATTTAAGGAAGAGTTATATAATTCATTTTTGGAAAGTATGTCCAGTGATACTCAAGTAGATATTTATTTTCATCATTTTGATATACATGTTTTTTCTTCATTGATTAAAGAACGGGTGGGTAAGTATTCTGCCTATGTGATTATGCCGGCAAATTTATCAGGTATTCTTCCGATGGTTCAGTTGTTGCCGCAGGATAAGGTATATATATTGGATAGAAAGGTGGATGAACTTGTGGGTTATCCTGTGATATACCAGTCGTTTGATGAAGATATGTACAATGGCTTAAATGCGGGTTATGAATTACTGACTAAATATCATAAAATGATATTGGCCTATCCTGGAGGAAAAGAACCAGAAGGCTTTTTAATTGGGTTTAAACGCTTTTGTGAGGATAAGAATTTGGACTACGATGTGTATGATCAGATCAAAGGCAGACCCATAAAAAAAGGAGAGGTATATATATTGCCATCCGATAGGAATTTGATTAACCTCGTGAAACGATGCTGGGAGAAGGGCTGGAAGTTAGGTGAGGATGTAGGTGTTATATCCATTAATGAATCAGCATTAAAAGAGGTGGTTGCCAATGGTATATCTACCATATCAACAGACTTTAAACAAATGGGAAAGACCCTGGCCGATTTTGTAGAAAATAAAAAGACAGGAGAGGTGAAAAATATCTCGAAGTTTACGCAGCGTAATTCCTTATAA
- a CDS encoding Cof-type HAD-IIB family hydrolase, with product MMTYKMLVLDLDDTLLTDDYKISERNKARLMEAQEQGVLVVLASGRPTQAIMQYANELELAKYGSYIISYNGAIITDTKNKLVIFEQTLSKDEIHELHDYSREHHLHILTYKDNQIVSDTESKYIDIEKDLTGLTINKVSCFKSEINQSAVKCILLDDPIRLKDFESKLKKAKQHLSVAISKPFFLEVMPKGIDKAASIQRLAGKLDIQPEEIIAVGNAGNDLSMIEYAGLGVWVDNVTPELRDRANVIVASNNNDGVAEVVEKYILK from the coding sequence ATGATGACTTACAAGATGCTGGTGTTAGATTTAGACGACACGCTTTTAACAGATGATTACAAAATTTCAGAAAGAAACAAAGCCCGCCTGATGGAAGCGCAGGAGCAAGGCGTATTAGTAGTTTTAGCATCTGGCAGACCTACACAAGCCATCATGCAATATGCCAACGAGCTGGAGCTCGCCAAATATGGTTCGTACATTATTTCGTACAATGGAGCCATTATCACCGACACCAAAAACAAGCTGGTAATTTTTGAACAAACACTAAGCAAGGATGAGATTCATGAATTACACGATTACAGTCGCGAGCATCATCTTCATATCCTTACCTACAAAGACAACCAAATTGTAAGCGATACCGAATCAAAATACATCGATATAGAAAAAGACTTAACAGGTCTTACTATCAACAAAGTAAGCTGTTTTAAAAGCGAAATAAACCAATCTGCAGTAAAGTGCATCCTACTGGACGACCCCATTCGTCTAAAGGACTTTGAATCCAAACTTAAAAAAGCCAAGCAGCATCTAAGCGTAGCCATCTCCAAGCCCTTCTTTTTGGAAGTAATGCCCAAAGGAATTGACAAAGCAGCCAGCATTCAACGACTAGCCGGCAAATTAGACATTCAACCCGAAGAAATTATTGCCGTTGGCAATGCTGGAAATGATTTATCCATGATTGAGTATGCCGGTCTGGGTGTATGGGTAGATAATGTTACGCCCGAATTAAGAGATAGGGCCAATGTCATTGTGGCCTCCAACAACAACGATGGCGTAGCCGAAGTGGTAGAAAAATATATTTTAAAATAA
- a CDS encoding efflux RND transporter periplasmic adaptor subunit, producing MKYIKQISTMLITTLTLLACKEKAAEKVHVRSVRIIKTTLASTQENSTIVPASINEKRETKLAFRVRGPLVRLNDTIGNFVKKGQVIAKVDARDYAIAVESTQAAYKLANAEYKRYKTLLEKESVATSVYDQIESNYTRAKTAYQSAQNALYDTDLRAPFSGYISKVLVNNFEEVNPGQPIISLIDLSEFEVKAWISLKDLTKMNENTQYACLINVGNKKIRIPGKLKEIGHKSSNSKQSYPISILIDAPKDNKLRAGMTTHLEIINTTPNPNPKIDIPVSCVFSSKNKSYVWLYDEHTQKVSAKEVVSGDITADDFIQIHKGLSAGVNIVSTGVHYLTEGQKVKVLKAFTKSNVGNKL from the coding sequence ATGAAATACATCAAACAAATCAGCACTATGCTGATAACCACATTAACACTCCTTGCTTGCAAAGAGAAAGCAGCAGAAAAGGTTCATGTAAGATCCGTTAGAATCATCAAAACAACCCTTGCTTCAACGCAAGAAAACAGCACCATTGTGCCTGCAAGCATAAACGAGAAGAGAGAAACCAAGCTGGCATTCAGGGTAAGAGGCCCCTTGGTAAGATTGAATGATACCATTGGTAACTTTGTAAAGAAAGGCCAAGTGATTGCTAAGGTAGACGCACGCGATTATGCAATTGCCGTTGAGTCTACACAGGCAGCCTACAAACTTGCCAATGCAGAATACAAACGATACAAAACCTTATTGGAAAAAGAGAGCGTGGCAACTAGTGTCTACGACCAGATTGAATCAAATTACACAAGGGCAAAAACAGCCTATCAGTCTGCTCAAAACGCCCTTTACGACACAGACTTAAGAGCACCTTTCTCGGGATATATCAGCAAGGTACTTGTCAATAATTTTGAAGAGGTAAATCCAGGACAGCCAATTATCTCCCTTATAGATCTTTCAGAATTTGAAGTAAAAGCATGGATCTCTTTAAAAGATCTCACCAAAATGAATGAGAACACGCAATACGCCTGTTTAATAAACGTAGGGAACAAAAAAATCAGGATTCCAGGCAAACTGAAAGAAATAGGACACAAATCGAGCAATTCAAAACAATCATATCCCATATCTATCTTAATAGATGCACCCAAAGACAACAAGCTTAGGGCAGGGATGACGACTCATTTGGAGATTATTAACACCACGCCAAACCCCAATCCGAAGATAGACATCCCCGTTTCTTGTGTCTTCTCATCCAAAAACAAATCATATGTATGGTTATATGACGAACATACCCAAAAAGTATCTGCCAAAGAAGTGGTTAGTGGGGATATCACAGCGGACGACTTTATTCAGATACACAAAGGACTAAGCGCAGGAGTAAACATTGTTAGTACCGGCGTTCATTACTTAACCGAAGGACAAAAAGTAAAAGTATTGAAAGCATTCACGAAATCAAACGTAGGTAACAAATTGTAA
- a CDS encoding UDP-glucose--hexose-1-phosphate uridylyltransferase, protein MAQFNMEDHPHKRLNVLTGEWVLVSPHRAKRPWQGQVEKVSEEKRPEYDPKCYLCPGNERIGGHMNPSYTEPYVFVNDFSALLSDTPEGGVDEGLFQARSESGICKVICFSPRHDLTVPEMEVSEIKKVVDLWAQEYKSIGENDFVNYVQIFENKGSVMGCSNPHPHGQIWSNSTIPNEPAKKQVKMKEYFQKNGKSLLGDYLAAELEKKERILFENEHFVGLVPYWAVWPFEAMIVSKRHVSNLTELTEEEKEAFASAYKELTVMYDNLFEVSFPYSAGIHQAPTDGEDHPEWHLHMSFYPPLLRSATVKKFMVGYEMLGTPQRDITAETSAKRLRDLSKVHYKHR, encoded by the coding sequence ATGGCACAATTTAACATGGAGGATCATCCTCACAAAAGGCTAAATGTATTAACGGGAGAGTGGGTTTTAGTATCTCCGCATAGGGCCAAGCGTCCTTGGCAAGGTCAGGTTGAAAAAGTATCGGAGGAGAAGAGACCGGAATACGATCCTAAGTGTTACCTATGTCCGGGCAACGAGCGTATTGGTGGTCACATGAATCCGTCATATACAGAGCCCTATGTTTTTGTAAATGATTTTTCTGCACTATTAAGTGATACTCCTGAGGGAGGCGTTGATGAAGGATTGTTTCAGGCAAGAAGTGAAAGTGGTATTTGTAAAGTAATTTGTTTTTCTCCTCGCCACGATTTAACGGTTCCGGAAATGGAAGTATCCGAAATTAAAAAAGTGGTTGACTTATGGGCGCAGGAGTATAAGTCGATTGGAGAAAACGACTTTGTTAATTACGTTCAAATATTTGAAAATAAAGGAAGTGTGATGGGATGTAGTAATCCACACCCACACGGACAAATATGGTCTAACAGCACCATTCCTAATGAACCTGCTAAAAAACAGGTAAAAATGAAAGAGTACTTCCAAAAGAATGGAAAGAGTCTGTTGGGTGATTATTTGGCTGCTGAGTTAGAGAAGAAGGAACGTATTCTTTTTGAGAACGAGCATTTTGTAGGCTTGGTTCCTTATTGGGCTGTGTGGCCATTTGAAGCTATGATTGTGAGTAAACGTCATGTTTCAAATTTAACAGAATTGACAGAAGAAGAAAAAGAAGCATTTGCGAGTGCCTATAAGGAATTAACGGTGATGTATGATAATCTTTTTGAGGTGTCATTCCCTTATTCGGCTGGTATTCATCAGGCTCCAACGGATGGTGAGGATCATCCGGAATGGCATTTGCATATGAGTTTTTATCCACCATTGTTGCGTTCAGCAACCGTGAAGAAGTTTATGGTAGGTTATGAAATGTTGGGTACTCCTCAACGTGATATAACTGCCGAAACAAGTGCAAAAAGGCTTCGTGACCTGTCTAAGGTTCATTATAAGCACAGGTAG
- a CDS encoding efflux RND transporter permease subunit: MNLTDYSLKNKVVIYFLLLIVLIGGIASYFSMGKLEDSVFTIKTALVITQYPGASPYEVEQEVTEVIERAAQSMDNIDEVFSSSYAGLSIVQIDLEEKLKASSMPQMWDILRKKIKDAESDLPKGAYTPVVADDYGDVYGMFYAITGDGFSYEELNDYAQYLKRELLPVDQVGKISLFGNRIESIDVTVNSAQTSELGINPGIIAQAFNAQASIASAGQIEINDRYIRVSGNNAFKSIDEIKKTIIKSGDEQFYLEDIADIKKSYLEPAQGLMKRNSMDAIGLAISTTKGGNVLTLAENINHKLETIKPHLPLGLEINSIYNEAHEVEEANDVFIINLIESVAIVVVVLLIFMGLQSGFLIGSSLIFSILGTLIVMNIMDISLHRTSLAAIIIAMGMLVDNAIVVTDGALVSLQKGVKRRKAIVDISKSTAMPLLGATLIAIFAFLPVFLAPNAAGEICRDLFLVLAISLTLSWFFAMSQTAIVNEKFLQSPKQIQDPYNTKMYLAFKSFLIKALKHRWISLATVIAFLIISIIAFGNLRQAFFTPLDKSYLLVDYWLPEGSSVQKVEDDLKLAEKDLFKNYPQIKNIVTCISQTPPRYLLMAHAQNHNTSYGQLMIETYDSEEAAAIMPQLATFFNTNYPQARARVKNYIAGPPIKYKVEARFIGPDPEILRDLSQQAKIIMHQEPACGDICDDWRNKVLTWAPQYSPLKATRAGITRNDLGNTIQQLTSTGLPIGLYRENEEKLPVMLKVEQNAQNSIRSIENIGVWPQRGAYSIPLKEVVDSIKISWENSVIQRYNRQRAITVQCDPVNPSMTGASLLGLLKDKIEAIPLPQGYSMMWDGELKPSQESNEGTGKFMPLALLLMVFIIVMLFNSIRQSLVVIAIIPLSIIGVGIGLFVTDSAFGFMAIVGFLGLIGMVVKNAIVLMDQININLHTEGMQPFSAVINASISRLRPVFLAAFTTILGMVPIATDPMYGSMAVTIIFGLLSATILTLMVVPLLYIIFYNIKVNEPL, translated from the coding sequence ATGAATTTAACAGATTATTCACTAAAAAATAAGGTTGTCATATACTTCCTTTTATTGATCGTGCTCATTGGAGGTATTGCCTCGTACTTTAGCATGGGTAAACTCGAAGACTCCGTATTTACCATAAAAACAGCTTTGGTCATCACACAATACCCAGGCGCATCGCCATACGAAGTAGAACAAGAAGTTACCGAGGTAATTGAGCGGGCAGCACAAAGCATGGATAACATTGACGAGGTATTTTCAAGTTCCTATGCCGGTTTATCGATCGTTCAGATTGATTTAGAAGAAAAACTCAAAGCCAGCTCCATGCCTCAGATGTGGGATATATTACGAAAAAAAATAAAAGATGCAGAATCAGATCTACCCAAAGGCGCCTACACTCCCGTGGTAGCAGACGACTATGGTGATGTTTATGGAATGTTTTATGCGATTACAGGTGATGGCTTTAGCTATGAAGAGCTGAATGATTATGCCCAGTATTTAAAAAGAGAATTACTTCCTGTGGATCAAGTAGGTAAGATATCCCTATTTGGAAATCGCATAGAGTCTATTGATGTAACGGTTAACAGCGCTCAAACATCTGAACTTGGTATAAACCCGGGTATTATAGCACAGGCTTTTAATGCGCAGGCATCCATAGCCAGTGCGGGTCAGATTGAAATAAACGATCGTTACATAAGAGTCTCCGGAAACAACGCCTTCAAAAGTATTGATGAAATAAAAAAAACAATCATCAAATCAGGTGATGAACAATTTTATTTAGAAGATATTGCTGACATTAAAAAATCGTACCTGGAACCTGCGCAAGGACTCATGAAACGTAATTCAATGGACGCCATTGGCCTTGCTATTTCAACCACAAAAGGAGGTAATGTTTTAACACTGGCGGAAAATATTAACCATAAGCTGGAAACCATCAAACCCCACCTCCCATTGGGTCTTGAAATAAACTCCATTTACAATGAGGCACACGAAGTAGAAGAAGCAAATGATGTATTTATCATTAACTTAATTGAGTCGGTAGCAATTGTGGTAGTGGTATTGCTCATCTTTATGGGACTACAGTCGGGCTTTCTCATCGGAAGTAGCCTTATCTTTTCCATATTGGGAACCTTGATCGTAATGAATATCATGGACATCAGTCTGCATCGAACCTCACTGGCTGCCATCATTATTGCCATGGGAATGTTGGTAGACAATGCCATTGTGGTTACCGATGGTGCCTTGGTATCTTTACAAAAAGGAGTCAAGCGCAGAAAAGCCATTGTGGATATTTCCAAATCAACAGCCATGCCTTTACTTGGAGCTACTTTGATTGCAATTTTTGCCTTCTTACCTGTATTTCTAGCTCCCAACGCAGCAGGTGAGATATGTAGAGATCTATTCCTGGTCCTTGCTATTTCCTTAACCTTAAGCTGGTTTTTTGCCATGAGCCAAACAGCCATCGTCAATGAGAAATTCCTTCAGTCACCTAAGCAAATTCAAGATCCATACAACACAAAAATGTATCTTGCCTTTAAGTCTTTTTTAATAAAAGCATTAAAACATCGCTGGATTTCACTGGCCACCGTCATTGCATTTTTAATAATATCCATCATTGCCTTTGGAAACTTGAGACAAGCTTTCTTCACTCCTCTAGACAAATCCTACTTATTGGTTGATTATTGGCTACCTGAGGGAAGTTCTGTTCAAAAGGTAGAAGATGATTTAAAATTAGCTGAAAAAGATCTGTTTAAAAATTATCCCCAAATAAAAAACATTGTTACTTGCATCAGCCAAACACCTCCTCGTTATTTATTAATGGCCCACGCACAAAACCATAACACCAGCTACGGTCAGCTAATGATTGAAACATATGACTCGGAAGAAGCCGCTGCCATAATGCCACAATTAGCTACTTTCTTTAACACAAATTACCCACAAGCACGTGCCAGGGTAAAAAACTATATTGCAGGACCTCCTATCAAATATAAAGTGGAAGCCAGGTTTATCGGGCCTGACCCGGAAATACTTAGAGACCTGTCTCAACAGGCGAAAATCATCATGCATCAAGAGCCGGCATGTGGCGACATATGTGATGACTGGCGCAATAAAGTATTGACTTGGGCTCCTCAATATTCTCCCCTCAAAGCAACACGGGCAGGCATCACACGTAACGATCTGGGCAACACCATACAGCAACTTACAAGCACTGGTCTCCCCATTGGCCTATACCGAGAAAACGAAGAGAAATTACCAGTCATGCTAAAAGTTGAACAGAACGCACAAAACAGTATTCGAAGCATTGAGAACATAGGAGTATGGCCACAAAGAGGCGCCTATTCGATCCCCTTAAAAGAGGTGGTAGACAGCATCAAGATATCATGGGAGAACAGTGTGATTCAACGTTACAATCGCCAACGTGCCATAACCGTTCAATGCGATCCTGTTAACCCAAGTATGACCGGTGCTTCCCTCTTGGGACTGCTCAAAGACAAAATAGAGGCTATCCCCCTACCCCAAGGCTATTCTATGATGTGGGATGGCGAACTAAAACCCTCACAAGAATCAAATGAAGGAACTGGAAAATTTATGCCCCTGGCACTTTTATTAATGGTTTTCATCATTGTCATGCTTTTTAATAGTATCAGACAATCTCTTGTGGTCATTGCCATCATACCTCTATCCATTATTGGTGTTGGCATTGGTCTGTTTGTAACGGATAGTGCATTTGGCTTTATGGCCATTGTTGGCTTTCTAGGCTTAATAGGCATGGTAGTAAAAAATGCAATTGTTCTCATGGATCAAATTAACATCAATCTGCACACAGAAGGCATGCAGCCATTTTCAGCAGTGATAAACGCCTCCATTAGTCGTTTGCGTCCAGTATTCCTGGCAGCCTTTACAACCATCTTAGGTATGGTGCCTATCGCTACCGACCCCATGTATGGCTCAATGGCAGTCACTATTATCTTCGGATTACTATCTGCTACCATCCTTACCTTAATGGTCGTTCCACTGCTTTATATAATTTTTTATAATATCAAAGTGAATGAACCACTTTAG
- a CDS encoding class I SAM-dependent methyltransferase has protein sequence MKEMWDKRYSSESYVYGTAPNCFFAEELENLKEGKLLLPAEGEGRNAVYAAKKGWDVVAFDQSKVAKGKADKLAERQAVQIDYRVAEFNEIFFEPASFDAIALVYAHFPSHKMSSYHRQLDKYLKIGGIIILEGFSKSHPEVSKNNERPMGPPDRSMLYSIGDIERDFDNYEMITLREEQLCLNEGAFHVGQGAVIRFVGKKLS, from the coding sequence ATGAAAGAAATGTGGGATAAAAGATATAGTTCAGAATCGTATGTATATGGTACTGCACCGAATTGTTTTTTTGCAGAAGAACTAGAGAACTTGAAAGAGGGTAAATTATTATTACCAGCTGAAGGTGAGGGACGCAATGCCGTTTATGCAGCAAAGAAGGGATGGGATGTTGTTGCCTTTGATCAGAGTAAGGTAGCCAAGGGTAAGGCCGATAAATTGGCGGAAAGGCAAGCAGTTCAAATAGATTATCGAGTGGCAGAATTTAATGAAATATTCTTTGAGCCAGCATCGTTCGATGCCATTGCTTTGGTGTATGCACATTTTCCTTCCCATAAAATGTCGAGTTATCATCGGCAATTGGACAAGTATTTGAAAATCGGGGGTATTATTATTTTGGAAGGTTTCAGTAAGTCACATCCTGAAGTGAGTAAAAACAATGAGAGACCAATGGGCCCTCCAGATCGGTCCATGCTCTACTCCATAGGTGATATTGAGCGCGATTTTGATAATTATGAGATGATTACACTTCGAGAGGAGCAGCTTTGTTTAAATGAAGGAGCATTTCATGTGGGTCAGGGTGCTGTTATTCGGTTTGTGGGAAAGAAGTTATCTTGA
- a CDS encoding TolC family protein has translation MNNSILKLSMAFFAGLLIISQSNAQEVWSLQDCKQKALDHNQKVKSAISDYKASEAGLKLSQRAHLPNINFESSYLYLKDPNQMKIPGYELPSTNGLPSGVWSPASTNNLTYENTYSASLGLSLPIYMGGKLQHAKHISSLALELAADHVELTKSDLLLDVEEKYWGLVSLKEQKTVLEKSVILLTDVVKQVTNWYETGIVTKNEVLKAQVELNNVKLAYLELKNNVELSKMSLNQTIGNGILSSIKIQDSILIIPGQLSAVAFDENQLNDRPEVKMLNNQLEISKTQKKLVNADYMPQLVSFANYMMQNPNHYAEQEDEFTFNAGVSLNIPVFHWGEKKLKKQQQQMSIQKAGYEIDQNIEFIVLEIRQSIFRLRESLVKLNFTQTSLAQAEENLKLEKNQLMEGISTTSDLLDAQVQWQQSHADYINAKAKVKTYEAAYYKSIGQLK, from the coding sequence ATGAATAATAGTATACTGAAACTATCAATGGCCTTTTTTGCAGGGCTGTTGATCATCTCACAATCCAATGCACAAGAAGTTTGGTCTCTTCAGGATTGCAAACAAAAAGCATTAGACCACAACCAAAAAGTCAAGTCAGCCATATCGGATTACAAAGCCAGCGAAGCTGGTTTAAAGTTGAGCCAAAGGGCCCATTTGCCGAACATCAATTTTGAATCAAGCTATTTATACTTAAAAGATCCCAATCAAATGAAGATTCCTGGTTATGAACTACCCTCCACAAATGGGCTACCCAGTGGAGTCTGGTCACCTGCAAGCACCAACAACCTTACTTATGAAAACACCTACTCAGCTAGCTTAGGATTAAGCCTCCCCATTTATATGGGAGGCAAACTTCAGCATGCCAAGCATATCTCATCTCTTGCGCTGGAACTAGCAGCAGATCATGTGGAGCTAACAAAATCTGACTTATTGTTGGATGTGGAAGAAAAATATTGGGGATTGGTGTCATTAAAAGAACAAAAAACGGTACTTGAAAAATCGGTGATACTGCTCACTGATGTGGTTAAGCAAGTAACCAACTGGTACGAAACCGGCATCGTAACTAAAAACGAAGTATTAAAGGCACAAGTTGAACTTAATAATGTCAAACTGGCTTATCTTGAACTCAAAAATAATGTGGAACTATCCAAGATGAGTTTAAACCAAACCATAGGCAATGGCATCTTGTCCTCCATCAAGATTCAGGACTCCATACTGATAATACCTGGTCAGTTATCCGCTGTTGCATTTGATGAAAATCAACTGAACGACAGACCTGAAGTTAAAATGCTTAACAACCAATTGGAAATATCCAAAACTCAAAAAAAACTGGTAAATGCCGACTACATGCCTCAACTCGTTTCCTTTGCCAACTATATGATGCAAAACCCCAATCACTATGCCGAGCAAGAAGATGAGTTTACCTTTAATGCAGGTGTATCCTTAAATATTCCGGTTTTCCATTGGGGAGAAAAGAAGTTAAAAAAACAACAGCAACAGATGAGTATTCAGAAAGCAGGATATGAGATAGACCAAAATATTGAATTTATTGTTCTAGAAATAAGACAATCTATTTTTAGATTAAGAGAATCATTGGTAAAACTAAATTTCACCCAAACATCACTCGCGCAGGCCGAAGAGAACCTAAAACTGGAAAAAAATCAGTTAATGGAAGGTATCTCCACCACCAGTGACCTATTGGATGCACAAGTACAATGGCAACAATCACATGCCGACTATATCAACGCAAAAGCAAAGGTAAAAACCTACGAAGCCGCCTATTATAAAAGCATTGGTCAGCTAAAATAA